A DNA window from Arachis hypogaea cultivar Tifrunner chromosome 18, arahy.Tifrunner.gnm2.J5K5, whole genome shotgun sequence contains the following coding sequences:
- the LOC112770059 gene encoding uncharacterized protein produces MDGSVALLKTSPVRVGGEVDESTEYFHRLFWTFPPCVEAFKHCKPLINIDGTHLYGKYGGTLLLAIAQDGNSNILPVAFALVEGENAESWAVFLSHLRQHVTPQERILVISDRHNGIKAALEAPDSGWKPPHAYRAYCIRHVAANFALNFKGQDARRMLVNVVYAKTEAEFDYWFDIMRTENLAMCDWANWLEYDKWTQHQDGGRRFGHMTTNISEYVNSVLKGTQNLPVTALVKSTYGRLSELFVVRGQTAEAQLGSGQRFCQVALVKVIERNLKDARCLTVTLFDRHQSEHTVAETTPTENFSLGTYRVSLRDHTCDCGYFQALHYPCCHAIACCAQSRLDWAMYVHEVYTMSNVFNVYRMGFLPPIPEGLWPPYAGPTIILDPNMRRAREGRPRSTRIHNTMDEADTGRPKRCGLCRQIEHTRRTCPQRGSAPSAEA; encoded by the exons ATGGACGGCAGCGTAGCTTTGTTGAAGACTTCTCCAGTTCGTGTTGGTGGTGAGGTTGATGAGTCCACGGAGTACTTTCATCGACTTTTCTGGACGTTCCCTCCATGCGTTGAGGCTTTTAAACATTGCAAGCCACTGATCAACATTGACGGAACGCATCTGTATGGGAAGTATGGCGGGACTTTGCTTCTGGCTATTGCGCAAGATGGAAACTCCAATATATTGCCAGTTGCGTTTGCACTTGTTGAGGGGGAGAACGCTGAGTCGTGGGCTGTTTTCTTATCCCACTTGCGTCAACATGTGACCCCACAGGAAAGGATTCTGGTGATTTCTGACAGACACAACGGCATTAAGGCTGCACTGGAGGCACCGGACAGTGGTTGGAAACCGCCTCATGCATATCGAGCGTATTGCATTCGACACGTTGCAGCCAATTTTGCCCTCAATTTCAAGGGTCAAGATGCGAGGCGGATGCTCGTGAATGTGGTGTATGCGAAGACTGAGGCCGAGTTTGACTACTGGTTTGATATTATGAGGACTGAGAATCTGGCCATGTGTGATTGGGCCAACTGGCTGGAGTACGATAAGTGGACCCAACACCAGGATGGAGGCAGACGGTTCGGccacatgacgacgaatatatCCGAGTATGTTAACTCTGTACTGAAGGGGACACAGAATCTTCCTGTAACTGCACTTGTGAAATCCACATATGGGAGATTATCAGAGCTTTTTGTCGTCCGAGGGCAGACAGCAGAGGCACAGTTGGGATCAGGCCAACGGTTTTGCCaagtg gcCCTGGTGAAGGTGATAGAGCGCAACCTGAAAGATGCAAGGTGCTTGACGGTTACTCTGTTCGATAGACATCAGTCTGAGCATACCGTGGCTGAGACGACTCCTACCGAGAATTTCTCGCTCGGGACGTATCGAGTTTCCCTTAGAGATCACACTTGTGACTGTGGGTACTTTCAAGCTCTCCATTACCCTTGCTGCCATGCGATTGCATGCTGTGCTCAGTCCCGGTTAGACTGGGCTATGTACGTCCATGAGGTTTATACCATGAGTAATGTGTTCAACGTATACCGGATGGGATTTTTGCCACCTATTCCAGAGGGTCTCTGGCCACCATACGCCGGTCCTACTATCATCCTTGATCCTAACATGAGACGTGCCAGAGAAGGGCGACCAAGGTCAACAAGAATTCATAACACCATGGATGAGGCCGATACTGGTCGGCCGAAGCGATGCGGGCTATGCAGACAGATAGAACACACACGCAGGACTTGCCCTCAACGAGGATCCGCCCCCAGTGCCGAGGCATAG
- the LOC112772236 gene encoding protein CYSTEINE-RICH TRANSMEMBRANE MODULE 1 isoform X1 — protein sequence MSHFNNQHEAPAVSYPPTMSAYPPPPAASYVSAPPPMGYPSKDGPPAAGYPQQSVPQHTTTKGDGFWKGCCAALCCCCALDICF from the exons atgAGTCACTTCAACAATCAGCACGAAGCACCTG CAGTATCATATCCGCCAACAATGAGTGCGTACCCTCCTCCACCAGCAGCATCATATGTTAGTGCTCCACCACCAATGGGTTACCCTTCAAAGGATGGTCCTCCAGCTGCAGGGTACCCCCAACAGAGTGTTCCACAACACACCACAACCAAGGGTGATGGCTTCTGGAAGGGTTG ttGTGCTGCCCTATGTTGCTGTTGTGCCCTGGATATCTGCTTCTGA
- the LOC112772236 gene encoding protein CYSTEINE-RICH TRANSMEMBRANE MODULE 1 isoform X2, which yields MSHFNNQHEAPVSYPPTMSAYPPPPAASYVSAPPPMGYPSKDGPPAAGYPQQSVPQHTTTKGDGFWKGCCAALCCCCALDICF from the exons atgAGTCACTTCAACAATCAGCACGAAGCACCTG TATCATATCCGCCAACAATGAGTGCGTACCCTCCTCCACCAGCAGCATCATATGTTAGTGCTCCACCACCAATGGGTTACCCTTCAAAGGATGGTCCTCCAGCTGCAGGGTACCCCCAACAGAGTGTTCCACAACACACCACAACCAAGGGTGATGGCTTCTGGAAGGGTTG ttGTGCTGCCCTATGTTGCTGTTGTGCCCTGGATATCTGCTTCTGA